In Pyrobaculum sp. 3827-6, the genomic window TATATATAGGCTATATTCGTCCCAGGCACGTACACAGCCATTTCGAGGGGGAGGCAGTCGCCAGGCGCCTCGACTCTGTAGGGCAACCTAGCCGTATACAGGACGTAAGTGGTGTCCCAGTACTCAGCCGCCACCACCTGCCCGTCGAAAGAAACGGCGACGGAAGTCACCGGCTTGATGTTGAAGCTACCCAGCTGAGTCACGTTACCAGTGGCATTCCCACCGACGGCTCTCAGCAAAAGCTGGGTCGTAATAGGGTCGGTCCTCACCACAGGCAGGCCGTCTTTAAAGAGGTATAGGTGGCCGGCCTGCGTGCCGACCGCCACCACAGAGCCGTTCCACGAAGCCGCAACCGCGCTGGGCTTCGCAGGCATGGAGGTGCGCCACGAGATGCGGCCGTCCCTAATCCCCACAATCTCATTCCCAAGCGCCACGTAGAGCCAGCGCCCGTCTTGACTCATCGCCGAGGCAAACCTCGGCGTGTCTATGCCGTACGTGACTAGAACGGGATCTGCGAGGAGCAGGCCGTATGGGTACACCGCCACGTAGGGCCGCTCCCTCTTGACAAAACACAAAGCAACGGGATCCCCGGTGGAGTTGACGTATAGGCCGTACACAGCGCCGCCGCAGGCGCCGAGCCTAGTCAAGCCGGGGCTGTAGCGGCCGGTCCTCAGCTCGATCTCCGTGGGGAGCCTAAAACGGTAGATCTCGCCGGTGGAGGTCCCCACGTAAACAGTATAGTTGTAAATCGTCAGAGACGTAACTGGAGGATCCAGGGGCGGCCTCGCCATGCTCTCTCGGCGCAACAACCCCCCGGGGTCTATGAGAAATCTATCTATGATTCTGCCGTCGCGCAGTACGTAAACCTCGCCGAATACAGTCGCCGCGACTACATACTCACAGTTAGTGGCCACCGCAGTGACGTTGGCGCGCGGCCCCAGATTCACCGCCCAGAGGGGGTAGCCGTAGGGCGTGTGCAGAGATACTATAGTAGTCTTGTGAACAGAGGCCAACACGACAGGAGGCAGAGGCAGGGTGAGGTTCAGCAACACCGGTATCCTCTGCGGGAGCCTCACGCCGTACTGAGCCAGCGCCTCTACTATCTCAGGTGCGAGCTCTATATCTACGTAAAAACTCCTCGTGACAGACCCCCTACTTACTGTAACTTCATATATGTAGAGGCGGTTAGCTACTGCGAGACATCTGCCAGCCCGGTCGGTGGCTATGAGGGGGTAAATAGCGCTTTGGCTCCACAGCTCCCTCCCATCAAGTCCCACTATCTTAACAGAATCAGGTCTAGCCCAGTAAAACGTGTCGAGAGACTCGGTAGGCAAGATGTTTGCCATCACCACAACGGCAAGCGCCAGCGACAACACCACCAACCTCATGCAATTTGCAAAAGAGCTTAACTTATATACTTTACGGTGATAACACTGACCTACAAAGATCCACACAGCCTCGGCAAACCGGTGCGAGAAACTAGCCACATACGAAGTAGCTCGTTCCAGGTTATGTTCTCAGAGGGTTCGGACACAAGTCTAGACAGGTTGCGAACTGCGTCCCGCACCTCTCACATCTTCCTTCCAACTAAATAAGCATCCGCAGAGACGCTACGTGTAAGCTCCACGCGGTGTTAGATATGCGTCCACCTGCGCGGTCTAGCTACTTTCACCAACCTGTCTTGAAGGGCCCCAACACCCAAGTTAATACAGGCGGCACGCCTAGATACAATAAAGCTATGAAGATGAGTTGCGCCAAGACGTAGATGCGGCGGGTGAAGAGGTGGAAGAAGGGCGCCACAGCGGCGAAGTACCAGTAGAACCAGCCCGACTGGGCCACAAATACGGACGACGCCGTCAACAGCGTCTCCAGCGCCAGCGAAGGCCTCATAGCCAGCTCTATCGGAAGTGCACGCCAAGCCACATGGCCGAGCCACGGCGCCGCCGATATGTGGATCTGGTACTCCAACACGTCGTAAACCCCCGGCCTGGACACAGCCGTCACAACCTCCGTGCCGTTGTATAGAAACTTGGTGTAGTGCACATACCAAGGCGCCCCAGTGAAAAAGGTAAGCCACCCCAAGAACGGATTCTTGTGACTATGAAAAGACACGAGCCACCAATAAAACTGCAGATGGTACAGAAATAGGCCCTGAGCCAGGTCAACGGCGTGGGCAGCCAGAAAGGCCAACGCCGCGCCGACTGTAATCGGCACCAGAGACCTCCTATCCCTCAGCAAGACGTAGAAAACAAAGCCGGCCAGGGGGAAGGCCGCCGTGAATTTGGAGGCAAGCGCCGCCCCCCACAGCACCCCCGACAGCCACCTCCTCCCCAAGAGGTATGAAATAACCGCAGACACCGAAAACAGAGCCACGAAAACGTCAAGCATAGCAAAGCGAGAGGTGGTTGTAAATACGATGTCAGTAGCCAGACTTAGAGACACGAGCCAGAAAGACCTCCCGAGTAGCCGCCCCAGCCAACCTGCCAGAAACACTGTAGCCACCCCAGCTACGAGCGGCGCAAGCCTAGGTGACAAGCCTATTAGATATTTTGCAAGAGGTGGATGTTCAGGATTCGAGGAAAGCGCGGGCGGCACCCCAGCCACCTGCTCCAAACCAGCCTTGATGTAGATCTCCTCGTCTAGAAAGGCGAAGCCGGTGGAAAAAGAAGCAACTACGAAAAGCGTCACCACAATAAGAACCCCAAGCGCGTCGCGCCCACGCCCCCCTTTAGCAGTTAACCACCCCCACATCTGGCACTACAATGGGGTAGAGTATGTAGCTACTCCCGCCGCCCGTCGTGAGGATCAGCGCCGGGGTGGTGCCAGGCGTAAAGGACTCCCCCAGGGAGCCCCTAACCCCCGCCACCTTGCCCACCGGGACGTTTAGAGATATGTCGACAGACTTCCCAGACTTCACAGACACAACCCACCTCCCATAGAACTCATGGGGGCCAGCGTTGAGCACACAAATCAAGAAGTCGCCTCTGGAGTCCACGTAGGCAGAGACGGGGTACACCTGCGCAAACTCCCTAACCCCCGCGGAAAAAGTCGAAAAAAGCCACCACCCAACCAGCACCGCAAGGAGAAGAATCACCCCCAGTAGAAAAGCCACCTCAAGAGAAGACATAGGAAAAAGGGGGTTGTTTTTAGTAGGTCGTTTACGGCTTTACCAGCGCGTTGAACGGGAAGCTCTGGCCGCCGCTCAGTATCACGCGGCCGGGCACCATCGTGCCAGGCGTCCAAGTGCCGCTGAGTGAAACTGTTAACGTAGTTTGTTGGCCTACTGTAATTGTTTGTGTAACCTGAGTCGACTGTCCCCCTGCTTCAACAGCGCTTATCTGGACGTCCACTGGGCCTGGGTTTACTAAGACTAACTTGAGCTCGTTTTTGGAAGCGGTTATTTCTGCCGATACTACGTTTAGCCTTGGCTGGCCTGTGGTGGAGGCTACGAATGTGGTGTATAGGTACCAGCCGACTGCTACCGCTATTATCAGCACTATTGCTACTATTATCGCGATTTCGAGGCTTGTCATTCCTTTTAGTTTGGTTGCCATAAGCGGGTGGATGCCTCTCCTTAAATATTTTGTGGTGTAGCGCACAAACAGCAAAGTGTGTAGATGCTCCGCCTTGAGGAGGCTCACCCAGACCGCTTCTTTATTATGCACGGGGCGCCGTCTCCCGGGTCCCTCCAGTCCTCGGCTCGCGCCGTGTCTCGGGAAGTGCGGCTAGTATAAATCAACGGCGCGTGATCTCGCCGAATTTATGTAAAACTCGCCGGATCTGGTGTACGTCTCCGGTGTGGATTCCTCACGAACCAATTCTGCCTGGCGGTCTCTGCCCGGGGCGGTCGCGTATCTGTGTGTATCTCGTCGTTGCGGCTTGGTTAGTATTCCCTCCCCAGTATGAGGTGTATGTCTTCCTCCTCTGCCCTCTTTCTGAGGTACTGGGCGACGTCCCTCGGCGCGAATTCCACGGCTAGCACCGCTAGATATGTTTTGGCTTCCCTGGACTTCTCGGCGGCTTCGGCTAGTTTCCGTAGCTGTGTGAGGGCTTCTTCTACCTCTTCTGTGTCTATTAGGGAGACGGCCACTTTGCCGACTACGAGGGGCTGGGGGCAGTAGAGGTCTATCTTCACGAGGCCGTCGGCCGGTAGCCGTACGTCTAGCCATATGTCGCAGTGCACTCCCCGCTTTTCCAGAAGCTCTTCTACCTCCCTCGCGGCGCGGTACTTAAAGCCGCTGACCTCCTCTAGTATCTCGGTGAGGATTCTCCTTATCTCTCTGAATCTCTCGTCCATGCGGGAGGTGTAGGAGTCCTTCACACGCTTGCATCGCCACGCCAATTTTAGCATTTCTCCGCCCCGCGTCGTCGCGGTGCGGCTCGGGGATGAGGCGGTTGCGGGGCCGCGGGTGCCGGCCGAATATAAATCGCTTGTTTTCCTTCATCTCCACCTCACCGATGTAGTATATACAGCCGCGGCCGAGTGATCCCAACTTGCTCCGTATGCGTGGCGCTCGGCCGGTTGTCTGGTGCCGATCGCGTATTAGTTGCAGAGGCGGCGGGCTAAATATGCTGATGCGACGCCTCCTTTCGACATATATGTTTGAGCACTGCGCCGTTGCGCGTTGGCAGATCTGTTGCGTGTTTAGCATACCGTGCTTGCAGAGCCCCCGGCGCCGGTTATCCTGTGGAGGGCCGTTCCTGGGGGCTCTGCGCGTTTTCTATGTCTGCTGATGGGGGTCTGATTGAGATGGCCGACGCAGGTGTGTTTCAATTTTCCGTAGCCCGCTGGGTCGCGTGTTGACTACACCGCGAGGTACCCCGTCGCTGTGTTTGAAGGAGCCTCGGGGTAGATCCGCGGTAGTGGGTGAACCGTCGTGTGATCAGCGCTGGGGCCTCTGCCTATCACCCGGTCTAATGCAGGTCTCCGGCCGTGTATGTATATGTCTGTGGGGGCCTCTAGTATTCTCTTCCCAGTATGAGGTGTATGCCCTCCTCTTCTGCTTTTTTCCGTAGGTATTCCGCTACTTCCCTCGGCGCGGATCCCACGGCTAGTACTTTGAGCTGTGTCGCGGCGCCGGTGAACCTCTCCGCGGCTTCTACCGAGCGCCTCAGTTGCGCCAGCGCGTCCTCCGCCTCTTTGATGTTTTTCACCGCTGTGGTGACTTCGCCGACGACGAGGGGGCTTGGACAGAATATGTCCACCTCCTTGTAGCCGGCTGTTGGCAGGGTCACGTTTACCCGTATGCGGCAATCCACGCCTCTCTCCCTTAGGAGGTCCTCGACTGCCCTCGCCACGAGGTGCTCGAGGCCTCTCCCTAGGGCCTCCCTGATGTCCATCAGAGCCGACTGAACCCACTTAAACCTCTGATCCTCCAACTTCTCGTGCTCAGCCCAGCGCCTCTCGTTCTCCTCTAGGAATTTTCTCCAAGTCTCGTACCACTCTTGCCACCTCTTTTCGTTCTCTTCTTGGAACTTGCGCCACGTCTCATACCACTCCTGCCACCGCCTCTCGTTCTCTTGCCACCTCTTCTCATTCTCCTGCCACCGTTTTTCGTTTTCCTCTTGGAATTTTTTCCACGTCTTGTACCAGCGCCTCCACCTCCTCTCGGAGTCTCGGCGGAGGTCTCTAAGCTCTCTCAACACCTCACCAAGCCCGACGGCCCCCGCCACAGCCAGCCTAAACTCCTCATCCTCCTCAAGAGCCCTCAAAAACCTACGCTTCTCCTCGGGAGTAAGGCCCACGTTATTAGTACCGCACTTTATAAATAGCTTTTACGCCTGTTTTACCTCTGTATGAGAGTTCTGATGGTGACGTGGCTGTGTGCGGTTCGTGAGCCGTGGTGGTTGTTGCGGGGCGAGAGCTGATAGCGGGGCCTCCGGGGATCGGGGCAGACCCCCGTCTTACAGTTCTTCGTGGCCTTTTGTGTGCCATCACAGTTTCTATAGGATTCTCGGCGAATTCCTCGACGTTGGGTCTCATCGCGTCGAGGTACCGATAGTGGA contains:
- a CDS encoding class III signal peptide; this translates as MATKLKGMTSLEIAIIVAIVLIIAVAVGWYLYTTFVASTTGQPRLNVVSAEITASKNELKLVLVNPGPVDVQISAVEAGGQSTQVTQTITVGQQTTLTVSLSGTWTPGTMVPGRVILSGGQSFPFNALVKP